The following coding sequences lie in one Vanessa atalanta chromosome 1, ilVanAtal1.2, whole genome shotgun sequence genomic window:
- the LOC125065087 gene encoding uncharacterized protein LOC125065087 — protein sequence MNTIAIVLFAVIACASAAPRYHDHFHHHPYSHDGDVSLERFIEREIFDTRRFWEELRREMLGIDKMITDLNRNFGSFLSNEKIEGNQYKIKISLNGFEEKEIAVKAKKRLLIVQAVHKGDDGPERNYLDLRTLPDFVDINGSWTFENGILTVVFPLERSVEGTEATITEAPVTQAPEHSREEVESNPTIEENQDADIGIERGDLGKDKNILTNEISSGQRNAVEATTYAVDLKDEVELVPIHRNVVY from the coding sequence ATGAATACGATCGCGATAGTGTTGTTTGCAGTTATCGCGTGCGCAAGCGCAGCGCCGCGCTACCACGATCACTTCCATCATCATCCGTACTCCCACGATGGCGACGTTAGTTTGGAAAGGTTTATAGAAAGAGAAATATTCGATACGAGAAGGTTCTGGGAGGAATTGAGGCGAGAGATGTTGGGAATAGACAAAATGATCACGGACTTAAACAGGAATTTCGGCTCATTCCTTTCAAATGAGAAAATTGAAGGAAATCAATACAAGATCAAGATATCGTTGAATGGATTTGAAGAGAAGGAGATTGCCGTTAAAGCTAAGAAGAGATTGCTGATTGTGCAAGCCGTTCATAAAGGTGACGATGGGCCGGAGAGGAACTACTTGGACTTGAGAACTTTGCCCGACTTCGTAGACATAAACGGCAGTTGGACGTTTGAAAATGGCATACTTACTGTTGTATTCCCATTGGAACGAAGCGTTGAAGGAACGGAAGCCACAATAACTGAAGCACCAGTCACACAGGCCCCAGAACACAGTCGCGAAGAAGTTGAAAGTAATCCAACGATCGAAGAGAACCAGGATGCTGATATCGGTATTGAGAGAGGAGACTTGGGTAaagataagaatatattaacCAATGAAATATCGAGTGGGCAACGAAACGCTGTCGAAGCGACCACTTACGCGGTTGATCTGAAAGATGAAGTAGAACTCGTGCCGATTCATCGGAacgttgtatattaa
- the LOC125065162 gene encoding protein lethal(2)essential for life-like, which translates to MAFHPFFVDPRPRRLMEQNFGLGLTPNDILTIVAVPQMNRNYYRPWRNLQATEQDSGSTIKEEKDKFQVNLDVQHFAPEEISVKTADGFLIIEAKHEERKDEHGFIARSFTRRYRLPDGIQEDCVTSKLSSDGVLSITAPLKAPPKVENERVVPIIQTGPVKKTEEGQNEN; encoded by the coding sequence ATGGCATTTCATCCATTTTTCGTCGACCCACGTCCAAGACGCCTGATGGAACAGAACTTCGGCTTAGGATTGACGCCCAACGATATCTTGACGATCGTTGCCGTCCCTCAAATGAACAGGAATTACTACAGGCCGTGGAGAAACCTTCAGGCTACCGAACAAGACTCAGGATCTACTATCAAAGAGGAAAAGGATAAGTTCCAAGTCAATTTGGATGTCCAACATTTTGCTCCTGAAGAGATATCTGTGAAGACAGCAGATggctttttaataattgaagcTAAACATGAAGAAAGGAAAGACGAGCATGGATTTATTGCTCGAAGTTTCACAAGGCGATATCGTCTTCCAGACGGTATACAGGAGGATTGTGTTACCTCTAAATTATCTTCAGACGGCGTGCTAAGTATAACCGCACCCTTGAAGGCTCCTCCGAAGGTTGAGAATGAACGAGTGGTTCCTATTATTCAAACTGGACCAGTGAAGAAGACCGAAGAAggacaaaatgaaaattaa
- the LOC125077208 gene encoding alpha-crystallin B chain-like → MSYLPFMSDFDRHHRMPFQYAMSFIPESLIDSIDPSHLEYFPSLSKFNRFRKPMKNRFEVNLDVEDYGPDDIKVKTIEGFVVVEGEHKEKRDEYGWVKRQFHRRCPLPEGYKTKALLSQYSADGTLTITAALVKCNDENREVPVNKRQEGAEIPAKDDSEFGDDKNESEKKPIKSKPAKEIVVKIEVNKKISKQSTDAEKEQAEAVLEDDNE, encoded by the coding sequence ATGTCGTACCTACCGTTTATGTCCGACTTCGACAGGCACCATCGCATGCCGTTCCAATATGCTATGTCTTTCATACCGGAATCGTTGATCGACTCGATAGACCCATCGCATTTGGAGTACTTCCCAAGCCTGTCTAAGTTCAACCGCTTCCGGAAACCTATGAAGAATCGTTTCGAAGTGAATTTGGACGTGGAGGACTACGGCCCTGATGATATAAAGGTGAAGACGATTGAAGGGTTCGTGGTCGTCGAAGGTGAGCACAAGGAGAAACGAGATGAATATGGTTGGGTGAAGCGTCAATTTCATCGCCGGTGCCCTTTACCTGAGGGCTATAAAACTAAGGCTCTCCTATCCCAATATTCTGCGGATGGTACCCTGACCATAACAGCGGCTTTGGTCAAATGTAATGACGAAAATCGTGAGGTGCCGGTGAATAAGAGACAGGAAGGTGCAGAGATACCTGCTAAGGATGACTCAGAGTTCGGGGATGATAAAAACGAGTCTGAGAAAAAGCCGATTAAATCTAAACCGGCTAAGGAAATAGTGGTTAAAATAgaggtgaataaaaaaatctccaAGCAGTCAACTGACGCAGAGAAGGAACAGGCCGAAGCAGTTCTGGAGGATGACAACGAGTAA
- the LOC125065131 gene encoding protein lethal(2)essential for life-like — MSLIPFLCDNRPFGMVERDFFRPDFYPPIDLVPQEVMRPWENIYRPWENIIRQMEQLSSGINQLALKEASQLSSDSEKFQVNVDVQHFAPNEISVKIVDGFVTVEGKHEEKRDEHGYISRQFVRRYALPQGCLPDVVESKLSSDGVLTITAPKVLAMPSSGEKIVPIIKTGPIKKQISSSEAVNE, encoded by the coding sequence ATGTCTCTAATTCCATTTTTGTGCGATAACAGACCATTCGGGATGGTAGAACGAGACTTCTTCAGACCAGATTTCTATCCACCTATCGATCTTGTACCGCAAGAGGTAATGAGGCCTTGGGAAAATATTTACCGGCCGTGGGAAAACATAATCAGGCAAATGGAACAGCTAAGCTCTGGTATCAATCAGCTAGCCCTGAAAGAGGCGTCACAGTTGTCATCCGATTCGGAGAAATTTCAAGTCAACGTGGACGTTCAGCATTTCGCTCCAAACGAAATTAGCGTGAAAATTGTTGATGGTTTCGTGACTGTCGAAGGAAAACACGAAGAGAAGAGAGACGAGCATGGATATATATCAAGGCAGTTCGTAAGACGTTACGCCTTACCACAAGGATGCCTCCCCGACGTTGTAGAGTCCAAGCTGTCATCGGATGGCGTTCTGACCATCACTGCGCCGAAAGTACTAGCGATGCCATCTTCTGGGGAAAAGATTGTACCGATTATTAAAACTGGTCCCATTAAAAAGCAAATATCAAGTTCTGAAGCAGTGAATGAGTGA